CTTAACCCCATAGGAATTAATGGAGCAATTCTACAGATGATCAATCACGGCATTGTCACCGGGGCACTCTTTATGTGTGTTGGGGTAATCTATGATAGAACCCATAGCAGAGCTATAAATTACTACGGTGGTTTAGCTACCACCTTTCCCCTTTATGCTGCCCTTTTTATGATCTTCACCTTAGCAAGTATTGGGCTTCCTGGAACCAACGGCTTTGTTGGAGAATTCTTGATTCTACAGGGTGCTTTCATGAAGGATAAAGCCATGGTTATCTTTGCAGCTACAGGGGTCATCATTGGTGCAGCCTATATGCTCTGGCTCTATCAGAGGGTCTTTTTTGAAAAACCAGTTAGTGGTGTTTTTAACCTTCCTCCTTTGAGATGGAATGAGCTTCTTTCCTTAATACCTATGGTCCTGTTGATATTTCTTATCGGTCTTTATCCCAACCCGTTCCTAGATTTTATGAAAACTTCCGTATCAAAAATACTTGCTAATATTCCCTAAGGAGGGATATCTGTGGTCACC
This sequence is a window from Thermodesulfovibrionales bacterium. Protein-coding genes within it:
- a CDS encoding proton-conducting transporter membrane subunit produces the protein LNPIGINGAILQMINHGIVTGALFMCVGVIYDRTHSRAINYYGGLATTFPLYAALFMIFTLASIGLPGTNGFVGEFLILQGAFMKDKAMVIFAATGVIIGAAYMLWLYQRVFFEKPVSGVFNLPPLRWNELLSLIPMVLLIFLIGLYPNPFLDFMKTSVSKILANIP